In a genomic window of Alteromonas gilva:
- a CDS encoding substrate-binding periplasmic protein, whose amino-acid sequence MKLLLVIALSLVGFSASVAGAPQLLIYTENSPPYQFVSDDKVQGLATQKVQEIVKRAGFTATFTVYPWARALRQVEQSPKGLIYSIAKTPERDQQFVWIAPVAAFELGVLSLKSASPERFSLPLDPHALSVAAQRGDIAAEWLLKQGFVEGDNLILCADILCSWHQLKRGTVDFIIEDPNLIDETAALVGLTGADVMLQQVIPALSVTGYLAANNAMDADSVARLRQAAHALGYHEER is encoded by the coding sequence ATGAAACTTCTGTTGGTAATAGCGTTATCGTTAGTAGGCTTTTCGGCGTCGGTGGCCGGCGCGCCACAACTCCTTATCTATACTGAAAACTCTCCTCCTTATCAATTTGTCAGCGATGATAAAGTTCAGGGTCTAGCCACCCAAAAAGTACAGGAAATAGTAAAGCGAGCAGGCTTCACTGCTACGTTCACAGTGTATCCCTGGGCCAGAGCTTTGCGACAGGTCGAGCAGTCCCCGAAAGGGCTTATTTATTCCATCGCTAAGACACCTGAGCGTGACCAACAGTTTGTCTGGATTGCACCTGTGGCTGCCTTTGAACTGGGGGTGTTATCGCTTAAGAGCGCCAGCCCGGAACGCTTTTCATTACCCCTTGATCCACACGCGCTGTCGGTGGCCGCACAGCGCGGCGATATCGCTGCCGAATGGCTGTTAAAGCAGGGGTTTGTTGAGGGAGATAACCTGATACTGTGCGCTGATATCCTGTGCTCCTGGCATCAATTAAAACGCGGCACCGTTGATTTTATTATTGAAGATCCCAATCTGATTGATGAAACCGCTGCGCTGGTGGGGTTAACCGGCGCAGACGTTATGCTGCAACAGGTGATTCCGGCGTTGTCGGTAACCGGTTACCTTGCTGCCAATAACGCCATGGATGCCGATAGTGTGGCACGGCTGCGCCAGGCTGCACACGCATTAGGCTACCACGAGGAGCGGTAG
- a CDS encoding alanine racemase, with the protein MISLSQVPTPACIIDFDIFKRNCQRMLAVAESEQIVLRPHVKTLKSLQAAKYYAPSSMPVTVSTLAEARYFASAGYTDILYAVGIAPNKLNQLDAILRLAADFTVIADSLAAVNTLIDFAPQYSQSLAVMLEVDVDDHRAGLLPESDELIACARAIQNASNLRFRGVMTHAGGSYDCLDSSARQAMAKQECERISAAAGQLARHGIQCDIVSAGSTPTALAGVSHQGITELRAGVYATFDCVMAGLGVCQVTDIAMSVLTCVIGHQRSKNWVIVDAGWMALSRDQGTAGHHTDCGYGLVCDINGQVLDGWYVKATNQEHGIICHRDNIEPPEALFSYGQVLRILPVHACATAAQYQQYHVVDDTLTVSQQWSRISGW; encoded by the coding sequence ATGATCTCTTTAAGCCAGGTGCCAACGCCTGCCTGTATTATTGACTTTGACATATTCAAACGTAATTGCCAGCGCATGCTGGCGGTGGCTGAGTCTGAACAAATCGTACTGCGCCCGCACGTCAAAACCCTGAAATCACTGCAGGCAGCCAAATACTATGCGCCCTCATCCATGCCGGTAACGGTGTCGACGCTGGCCGAGGCCAGATACTTTGCCAGTGCCGGTTATACCGACATTTTGTATGCGGTGGGTATAGCACCCAATAAACTTAATCAACTCGATGCTATTTTACGGTTGGCCGCAGATTTTACCGTCATCGCAGACAGCTTAGCCGCGGTGAATACGCTGATTGATTTTGCTCCTCAGTATAGTCAGTCTCTGGCGGTCATGCTGGAAGTCGATGTAGACGACCACCGCGCAGGACTTCTGCCGGAATCAGATGAGCTAATCGCGTGCGCAAGGGCAATACAAAACGCCTCAAACCTTCGTTTCAGAGGCGTTATGACCCACGCTGGTGGCTCTTATGATTGTCTTGATAGCAGCGCCCGCCAGGCGATGGCGAAGCAAGAGTGCGAGCGTATCAGCGCGGCAGCCGGCCAACTGGCCAGGCACGGGATCCAGTGTGATATCGTGTCTGCTGGTTCCACGCCCACTGCGCTGGCCGGGGTGAGTCACCAGGGGATAACAGAATTACGCGCCGGCGTTTACGCAACCTTCGATTGCGTAATGGCAGGGTTAGGAGTGTGTCAGGTAACTGACATCGCAATGTCAGTGCTGACCTGTGTTATAGGACATCAACGTAGCAAAAACTGGGTGATTGTAGATGCCGGCTGGATGGCATTGTCACGGGATCAGGGCACGGCTGGTCATCACACAGATTGTGGCTACGGACTGGTTTGTGACATTAACGGCCAGGTACTTGATGGCTGGTATGTGAAGGCAACCAACCAGGAGCATGGTATTATTTGTCACCGCGATAATATCGAACCACCTGAAGCCTTATTCTCGTACGGGCAGGTGCTGCGAATCTTACCTGTTCATGCGTGTGCTACCGCAGCGCAATATCAACAATATCATGTTGTTGATGACACCCTGACGGTATCGCAGCAGTGGTCTCGCATCAGTGGCTGGTAG
- a CDS encoding MAPEG family protein: MIVLPVTAFYASVLAFVYLYLTALVIIHRRRNQIGVGDGGNEPLARFIRVHANFAEYVPLTLLLLAILEISIELPWLIHLFGGGLTLGRVLHAYGLSHSVGATWQRLCGMVLTLLTLAGLAAANLTLIYWLPFL, encoded by the coding sequence ATGATTGTATTGCCCGTTACCGCCTTCTATGCCAGCGTTTTAGCATTTGTTTATCTGTATTTAACGGCGTTGGTGATTATCCATCGCCGACGTAACCAAATTGGTGTCGGTGATGGTGGCAATGAGCCGCTAGCGCGATTTATCCGGGTGCATGCTAACTTTGCCGAATATGTCCCTCTTACCCTGTTACTGTTAGCCATTTTAGAAATCAGTATTGAACTGCCGTGGTTAATTCATCTGTTTGGCGGCGGCTTAACTTTGGGGCGGGTATTGCATGCCTATGGTTTAAGCCACTCAGTGGGGGCCACCTGGCAACGGTTGTGTGGCATGGTGCTGACATTATTAACCTTAGCGGGGTTGGCGGCAGCTAACTTAACGCTTATTTACTGGTTGCCGTTTTTATGA
- the adk gene encoding adenylate kinase produces the protein MRIILLGAPGAGKGTQAQFLMGKYGIPQISTGDMLRSAIKAGTEMGLAAKKVMDEGKLVSDEIIIGLVKERIAQDDCKDGFLLDGFPRTIPQADAMKEAGVKVDHVIEFDVPDDVIVDRMGGRRVHPASGRVYHVVYNPPKVEGKDNETGDDLIIRDDDKEDTVRARLAVYHDQTQPLVNYYSEEAAAGNCEYHKIDGTQPVDEVSKQLSELLG, from the coding sequence ATGCGAATTATACTTCTCGGTGCACCGGGAGCCGGAAAGGGAACACAAGCGCAATTTTTAATGGGCAAATATGGTATCCCGCAAATATCAACGGGTGACATGCTACGCAGTGCCATTAAAGCTGGCACCGAAATGGGCCTGGCTGCAAAGAAAGTCATGGATGAAGGAAAACTGGTTTCCGACGAGATTATTATTGGATTAGTTAAGGAACGCATTGCTCAGGATGACTGCAAAGACGGTTTTCTGTTAGATGGTTTCCCTCGTACTATTCCTCAGGCTGATGCGATGAAAGAAGCCGGCGTAAAAGTCGATCACGTGATTGAGTTTGACGTGCCTGACGATGTAATTGTTGACCGCATGGGCGGCCGGCGTGTTCACCCTGCCTCTGGCCGGGTTTATCATGTTGTGTACAATCCACCGAAAGTGGAAGGTAAAGACAATGAAACCGGTGATGATTTGATCATCCGTGATGACGACAAAGAAGACACTGTTCGCGCACGCCTGGCGGTTTATCACGATCAGACACAGCCGCTGGTTAACTACTACAGCGAAGAAGCTGCCGCCGGAAACTGTGAATACCATAAAATAGATGGTACCCAACCGGTAGACGAAGTCAGTAAGCAACTGAGCGAACTGCTCGGTTAG
- the htpG gene encoding molecular chaperone HtpG: MAEVAHQETHGFQTEVKQLLNLMIHSLYSNKEIFLRELVSNAADAADKLRFNALENDSLYENDGDLCVKLSVDKEAGTLTITDNGIGMTRDDVIENLGTIAKSGTKDFFSKLSGDSAKDSQLIGQFGVGFYSAFIVADKVVVRTRAAGESADRGVEWTSEGEGEFTVADIEKAERGTEITLYLREDEKEFADDWRLRSIISKYSDHISIPVRMYKEPIAESEGPDGEKIPAQPGEWETVNKATALWTRDKSEISDEEYKEFYKHVSHDYSDPMTWAHNKVEGKTEYTSLLYIPSKAPFDMWNRDQSHGLKLYVQRVFIMDDAEQFMPTYLRFVKGLLDSNDLPLNVSREILQDNKVTQSLRTGCTKRVLQMLERMAKNDAEKYQLFWNEFGNVLKEGPAEDFSNKEKIAGLLRFASTHNDSDEQSVSLADYISRMKEGQDKIYFVTADSYKAARNSPHLEIFTKKGIEVLLMGERIDEWLMQHLNEFDGKQLQSIARGDLDLGDLEDEESKKAQEEAEKQVEGVLERAKSALGEKVLDVKFTHRLTDSPACIVADNNGMTTQMMKLMEAAGQPVPEVKYHFELNPEHQLVKLLADVQDEAVFNSWTQVLFDQAALSEQGNLKDPASFVRNLNGLLMTLSK, translated from the coding sequence ATGGCTGAAGTGGCCCATCAAGAAACTCACGGATTTCAGACCGAAGTAAAACAACTTCTCAATCTGATGATCCATTCTCTTTATTCAAACAAAGAAATCTTTTTACGCGAGCTGGTATCAAACGCCGCCGACGCAGCCGATAAGTTGCGTTTTAACGCTCTGGAAAATGATAGCCTGTATGAGAATGATGGCGACCTGTGCGTTAAACTGAGCGTCGACAAAGAAGCCGGCACCCTGACGATCACCGATAACGGTATCGGCATGACCCGTGACGATGTTATCGAAAATCTTGGGACCATTGCAAAGTCTGGCACCAAAGACTTTTTCAGTAAGTTGTCCGGTGATTCGGCAAAGGATTCTCAACTGATTGGTCAGTTTGGTGTTGGTTTTTATTCTGCCTTTATCGTTGCCGACAAAGTGGTAGTGCGCACACGCGCTGCCGGTGAGAGTGCTGACCGGGGTGTCGAGTGGACGTCAGAAGGCGAAGGTGAGTTCACGGTTGCCGATATTGAAAAGGCTGAACGTGGTACCGAAATCACGCTTTACCTGCGTGAAGACGAGAAAGAGTTCGCCGATGACTGGCGCCTGCGTTCAATCATTAGCAAGTACTCAGATCACATTAGCATTCCTGTGCGCATGTACAAAGAGCCGATTGCCGAGTCAGAAGGTCCCGACGGTGAAAAAATCCCGGCGCAGCCAGGCGAATGGGAAACGGTGAACAAAGCCACTGCACTGTGGACGCGTGACAAGTCTGAAATCAGCGATGAGGAATACAAAGAGTTCTACAAGCACGTTTCTCATGACTATTCAGACCCGATGACATGGGCGCACAATAAAGTTGAAGGTAAAACGGAATACACCAGCTTGCTGTATATCCCCAGCAAAGCTCCGTTTGATATGTGGAATCGTGACCAGTCTCACGGCTTAAAGCTTTACGTACAGCGCGTATTTATTATGGACGACGCCGAGCAGTTTATGCCCACGTACCTGCGCTTCGTGAAAGGCTTGCTGGACTCCAACGATCTGCCGCTCAACGTGTCGCGAGAAATTCTGCAGGACAATAAAGTGACCCAGTCACTGCGCACCGGTTGTACCAAGCGTGTATTGCAAATGCTTGAGCGCATGGCGAAAAACGATGCCGAAAAGTACCAGTTATTCTGGAATGAGTTTGGTAACGTGCTTAAAGAAGGCCCGGCTGAAGATTTCTCCAACAAAGAAAAAATCGCCGGATTACTGCGCTTTGCCTCAACCCATAATGACTCAGACGAGCAGTCTGTGTCACTGGCCGATTACATTTCCCGTATGAAAGAAGGCCAGGATAAAATTTACTTTGTGACCGCCGACAGCTATAAAGCCGCGAGGAACAGCCCGCACCTTGAGATCTTTACCAAGAAAGGTATCGAAGTATTACTCATGGGTGAGCGTATCGACGAGTGGCTTATGCAGCACCTGAATGAGTTCGACGGTAAACAGCTGCAGTCCATAGCCCGTGGCGATCTTGACTTAGGCGATCTGGAAGACGAAGAAAGCAAGAAAGCCCAGGAAGAAGCCGAGAAGCAGGTTGAAGGCGTATTGGAACGTGCTAAATCTGCACTGGGTGAAAAGGTGCTGGACGTTAAGTTTACTCACCGCCTGACCGATTCACCGGCGTGTATTGTGGCTGACAATAACGGCATGACCACGCAAATGATGAAACTAATGGAAGCGGCGGGCCAGCCGGTACCTGAAGTGAAATATCATTTTGAGCTGAACCCGGAGCATCAGTTAGTGAAACTCTTAGCCGATGTGCAGGATGAGGCAGTGTTCAATAGCTGGACACAAGTGCTGTTCGACCAGGCTGCGTTGTCTGAACAGGGTAACCTCAAAGATCCAGCCAGCTTTGTGCGCAACTTAAATGGTCTGCTCATGACGCTGTCAAAATAA
- the recR gene encoding recombination mediator RecR: MKYSPLLAELINSLTCLPGVGNKTAQRMAFQLLERNREGGRTLSAALHNAMEHIGHCQRCRNFSEQDLCEICQHPERGASQQLCVVESPQDVMAVEQTLAYKGTYFVLMGHLSPIDGIGPAEIGLDILEKQIKDGQYSEVILATNPTVEGEATAHFIGQICQKNQVSASRIAHGVPIGGELEYIDGNTLTHAFSGRRAL; this comes from the coding sequence ATGAAATACAGTCCTTTACTGGCAGAGTTAATTAACAGCCTGACCTGCCTCCCCGGTGTTGGCAATAAAACCGCTCAACGCATGGCGTTTCAATTGCTTGAACGTAACCGTGAAGGTGGTCGCACACTGAGTGCGGCGCTGCATAATGCTATGGAGCACATTGGCCATTGTCAGCGTTGTCGTAATTTTTCGGAGCAGGATCTGTGCGAAATTTGCCAGCATCCGGAGCGTGGTGCAAGTCAGCAATTATGTGTGGTTGAAAGCCCCCAGGATGTAATGGCGGTTGAACAGACGCTGGCTTATAAGGGGACCTACTTTGTGCTGATGGGGCATTTATCACCCATCGACGGCATTGGCCCGGCTGAGATTGGTTTGGATATTCTTGAGAAGCAGATTAAAGACGGACAATATTCAGAAGTGATTCTGGCCACTAACCCAACGGTGGAAGGCGAGGCGACAGCCCACTTTATAGGCCAGATTTGCCAGAAAAACCAGGTCTCAGCCAGCCGTATAGCTCATGGTGTACCAATCGGTGGTGAACTTGAATACATTGATGGCAACACACTGACTCACGCTTTCTCCGGACGGCGAGCGCTGTAG
- a CDS encoding ABC transporter ATP-binding protein, giving the protein MRTDSIEVNHLSKEYKLAKKSVFALRDIEFNVKKGDVVGILGPNGSGKSTLIKVLLSVVMVDDIEMRFNGQKVGTKANNKAYLKDVGAIVEGNKEMMERLSAYENAKYYCRLRNVKFDKDYFEYLADILSLSEHDKQARYLSTGNKQKAALINAIIHKPSLVILDEPTLGMDVHCLSALESLINALSQEHGATFIITSHDLRFIERVVKRLICLRNGVKIYDGSLLDFNAQNFLYEISVQENIILKEWLKEQDFGMFSNNNSLFMVKNLGELSTVIQFVIDNEIDQNSITISKYDLEQQFKEST; this is encoded by the coding sequence GTGCGGACTGATTCTATAGAAGTAAATCACCTTAGCAAGGAATATAAACTCGCTAAAAAAAGCGTGTTCGCTTTGAGGGATATAGAGTTCAATGTAAAAAAAGGCGATGTTGTTGGAATACTTGGACCAAATGGTTCCGGCAAGAGCACGCTAATTAAGGTGTTACTCTCAGTAGTTATGGTCGATGATATAGAGATGAGGTTCAATGGTCAGAAGGTCGGGACTAAGGCTAACAATAAAGCTTACTTGAAGGATGTAGGTGCAATTGTTGAAGGCAATAAGGAAATGATGGAACGCCTGAGTGCTTATGAAAATGCAAAGTATTACTGTCGCTTGAGAAACGTCAAATTTGATAAAGATTATTTTGAATACTTGGCTGATATTTTAAGTTTATCCGAGCATGATAAGCAAGCTAGATATCTCTCTACAGGAAACAAACAAAAAGCAGCCTTGATTAATGCAATTATTCATAAGCCATCACTTGTAATATTAGATGAGCCAACGCTTGGTATGGATGTACACTGCCTATCCGCCTTAGAGAGTTTAATTAATGCTTTATCTCAAGAACATGGCGCGACTTTCATTATCACCTCTCATGATCTTCGTTTTATCGAAAGAGTGGTGAAAAGACTAATATGTTTACGGAATGGAGTAAAAATATATGACGGTAGTCTTTTAGATTTTAACGCGCAAAACTTCTTATATGAGATTAGTGTTCAAGAAAACATAATACTAAAGGAATGGCTTAAAGAGCAGGATTTTGGAATGTTTTCTAACAACAATAGCCTATTTATGGTAAAGAACTTGGGAGAGCTTTCTACTGTAATACAATTCGTTATTGATAATGAAATAGACCAGAACTCCATCACTATAAGTAAATATGATTTAGAACAGCAGTTCAAGGAAAGTACATAA
- a CDS encoding IS4 family transposase, which yields MNARSILNNLVSFVSHKMHKTRKQAVVACVRSLIESGSATVTSMGRGIRSNAYEKHRIKRADWLLSNGHLQRKVPFIYAMICRLFCTCKHPVIAVDWSDLDKCKKHFLLRAAIVVKGRPITLYQEVHDRKASAKATTHRDFLEILHTLLPDTCQPIIVTDAGYKSPWFREVQALRWHIVGRVRKPHLYSLDGGNKWQSIAELYLKATTRPKRFDNARIVKSRPFACTLVLVKEKAKGRRAFNANGSRQRDTSSLKYANGAQDPWLLATSLPYHRHLSKQVVGIYRQRMQIEEGFRDMKSTRFGLGFENNRSTTKTRITVLVLLTTLASLVAVLLGMLLVVSKKHRRFQANTETKSVLSFHFLGLRAFNTAIRFTLPQWKKTIRWLDELTAEACMGKITC from the coding sequence ATGAATGCACGCTCTATATTGAACAATCTTGTCTCTTTTGTCAGCCATAAAATGCATAAAACCCGCAAACAGGCCGTTGTCGCCTGTGTGAGAAGCTTGATTGAGAGCGGTTCGGCCACTGTAACCAGCATGGGCCGCGGGATCCGTTCCAATGCCTATGAGAAACATCGTATTAAGCGGGCTGACTGGCTGTTATCTAATGGTCACCTCCAGCGTAAAGTACCGTTTATATATGCAATGATTTGCCGGTTATTTTGTACCTGTAAACATCCTGTCATTGCCGTTGACTGGTCAGATTTGGATAAGTGCAAAAAACACTTTTTACTTCGCGCCGCAATTGTCGTTAAAGGGCGGCCTATTACCCTTTATCAGGAAGTGCATGATAGAAAAGCCAGTGCAAAAGCGACTACACATAGAGACTTTTTAGAGATATTGCACACGCTCTTACCGGATACCTGCCAGCCCATTATTGTCACTGATGCGGGCTACAAATCGCCGTGGTTTCGTGAAGTGCAGGCATTGAGATGGCATATTGTCGGGCGTGTACGAAAGCCACATTTATATTCGCTGGATGGCGGTAATAAATGGCAATCTATCGCTGAGCTTTATCTAAAGGCTACAACACGCCCCAAGCGATTTGATAACGCGCGTATCGTCAAGTCACGACCTTTTGCCTGTACCTTGGTGTTGGTTAAAGAGAAAGCGAAAGGTCGAAGGGCGTTTAATGCCAATGGCTCGCGCCAACGGGATACCAGCTCATTAAAATATGCTAATGGCGCACAAGACCCGTGGCTGTTGGCAACGTCATTGCCCTACCATCGTCACTTGTCTAAACAAGTCGTCGGTATTTATCGCCAGCGTATGCAAATAGAAGAAGGTTTTCGGGATATGAAAAGCACGCGCTTTGGTCTGGGATTTGAAAATAATCGCAGCACAACCAAGACACGCATTACTGTTCTGGTGTTGCTTACCACACTGGCTTCTTTGGTCGCTGTACTGCTGGGCATGCTATTAGTTGTCAGTAAAAAGCATCGACGCTTTCAGGCAAATACCGAAACAAAATCCGTACTATCCTTTCACTTTCTTGGCTTGAGAGCCTTTAACACCGCAATACGATTTACCCTGCCTCAGTGGAAAAAGACGATCCGCTGGCTTGATGAACTCACCGCTGAAGCTTGCATGGGCAAGATTACATGCTAA
- a CDS encoding YbaB/EbfC family nucleoid-associated protein, producing the protein MFKGGMGNIMKQAQQMQERMQQTQEELAKLEVVGESGAGMVKVTMTCNHNVRRVEIDESLMEDDKDMVEDLVAAAFNDAARRVAETSKEKMADVTGGMPLPPGMKMPF; encoded by the coding sequence ATGTTCAAAGGTGGAATGGGCAACATCATGAAGCAGGCGCAGCAAATGCAAGAGCGCATGCAACAAACCCAGGAAGAGTTGGCCAAACTCGAAGTGGTTGGTGAGTCTGGTGCCGGTATGGTAAAAGTAACCATGACCTGCAACCACAATGTTCGCCGCGTTGAAATCGATGAGTCACTGATGGAAGACGATAAAGACATGGTAGAAGATCTGGTCGCTGCCGCATTCAACGATGCTGCCCGTCGCGTCGCAGAAACTTCCAAAGAAAAAATGGCTGATGTCACCGGTGGTATGCCATTACCACCCGGAATGAAAATGCCGTTTTAG